The proteins below are encoded in one region of Chryseobacterium wanjuense:
- a CDS encoding peptidase domain-containing ABC transporter: MKKNILIRQHDIKDCGAACLASVAIHYGLKMPIAKIRQICHTDTRGTNVLGLIQGLEQMGFNAKGVKGGIDALPELPLPAIAHVVVNGQMHHYVVVYKVAKDKITVMDPARGKLEDYKIEEFSKIWTGVLILLEPNEYFEQRNEKTSLYKRFWNLVQPHKSILIQALLGALVYTILGLSTSIYIEKITDYVLIDGNKRLLNLLSVGMIVILLFQIFIGAMKSILVLQTGQKMDKHLILGYYKHLLKLPQRFFDTMKVGEIISRVNDAVKIRTFINDVSIQIFVNIFIIIFSFALMFTYYWKLALITALVIPFYFLVYWITNKLNKKAERQLMEESAELESHLVESITSVKTIKQFGVETFANNKTDNTFSKLLKTIYASVMNALFSGNSSEFLSRIFTIVLLWAGSGYVIDRVITPGELLSFYALIGYFTSPVSQLIGMNKTIQNALIAADRLFEIMDLEREENTEKIDITSENIGDIQFKDVSFSYGSRTEVFTNFNSLIKKGETTAIVGESGSGKTTLASLIQNLYPLKTGKIMIGDYDINYISNYSLRNLVSVVPQQIDLFSGNVIENIALGEDFPDIHKILDITKKLGILNFVEKLPNGFQTYLGENGALLSGGQKQRIAIARALYKNPEILILDEATSSLDTESELVIQNTLQEFKNQGKTMIVIAHRLSTIANANTILVMKDGQIIEQGSHIELLDKDSVYKSMWEKQGKKLT; this comes from the coding sequence ATGAAAAAAAATATATTGATTCGCCAACATGACATCAAAGACTGTGGTGCTGCTTGTCTTGCTTCCGTTGCCATCCATTACGGATTAAAAATGCCTATCGCCAAGATCAGGCAGATCTGCCATACTGATACAAGGGGAACGAATGTTTTAGGTTTAATACAGGGGTTGGAGCAAATGGGTTTCAATGCAAAAGGGGTAAAAGGAGGTATTGATGCTTTGCCGGAACTTCCATTGCCAGCTATTGCTCATGTTGTTGTTAACGGGCAAATGCATCATTATGTGGTCGTTTACAAAGTTGCAAAAGACAAAATTACAGTGATGGATCCCGCAAGAGGAAAATTGGAGGATTATAAAATAGAAGAGTTTTCAAAAATATGGACAGGAGTTCTTATCCTATTAGAACCTAATGAATATTTTGAACAAAGAAATGAAAAAACAAGCCTCTACAAAAGATTCTGGAACTTAGTCCAACCTCACAAAAGTATTTTAATCCAAGCTTTATTAGGCGCATTAGTATATACTATTTTAGGATTATCAACCTCTATTTATATTGAAAAAATAACAGATTATGTTCTGATAGACGGAAATAAACGACTTTTAAATCTACTTTCTGTAGGAATGATTGTAATACTATTGTTTCAAATTTTTATTGGAGCTATGAAAAGTATTTTAGTATTACAGACAGGACAAAAGATGGACAAACACCTTATTCTCGGTTATTACAAACATTTACTAAAACTTCCGCAGCGTTTTTTTGATACTATGAAAGTTGGAGAAATTATCTCAAGGGTAAATGATGCTGTGAAAATAAGGACTTTTATTAATGATGTTTCCATACAGATTTTTGTAAATATTTTTATTATTATTTTTTCATTTGCTTTAATGTTCACTTATTATTGGAAGCTGGCATTAATTACAGCATTGGTGATACCTTTTTATTTTTTAGTGTATTGGATTACCAATAAATTAAATAAAAAAGCAGAAAGGCAATTAATGGAAGAAAGTGCCGAATTGGAATCTCATTTGGTTGAATCAATAACATCTGTAAAAACCATTAAGCAATTTGGAGTAGAAACTTTTGCTAATAATAAAACGGATAATACTTTTTCAAAATTATTAAAAACAATTTATGCTTCGGTAATGAATGCTTTGTTTTCAGGAAATTCATCAGAGTTTTTATCCCGAATATTTACCATTGTATTACTTTGGGCAGGTTCAGGTTATGTTATTGATAGAGTTATCACGCCTGGAGAATTGCTGTCTTTTTATGCTTTAATCGGATATTTTACAAGTCCTGTGTCACAACTAATAGGAATGAATAAAACTATTCAAAATGCTTTGATTGCCGCTGACCGCCTTTTTGAAATCATGGATTTGGAACGTGAAGAGAATACTGAAAAAATAGATATTACAAGTGAAAATATTGGAGATATTCAATTTAAAGATGTTAGTTTTAGCTATGGTAGTAGAACAGAAGTTTTTACAAATTTTAATTCTCTTATAAAAAAAGGAGAAACAACAGCTATTGTTGGAGAAAGTGGTAGTGGTAAAACAACTTTAGCTTCTCTAATTCAAAATTTATATCCACTTAAAACAGGTAAAATCATGATTGGAGATTATGATATTAATTATATATCTAATTATTCTTTAAGAAATTTAGTTTCCGTGGTTCCTCAACAAATAGATTTGTTTTCAGGAAACGTTATTGAAAATATTGCTTTAGGAGAGGATTTTCCAGATATACATAAAATTTTAGACATTACTAAAAAGCTTGGAATATTAAATTTTGTAGAAAAACTTCCAAACGGTTTTCAAACTTATTTAGGTGAAAACGGAGCTTTGCTATCCGGTGGACAGAAACAAAGAATTGCCATTGCAAGAGCTTTATATAAAAATCCTGAGATTTTAATTTTGGACGAAGCTACTTCTTCATTGGATACAGAATCGGAATTAGTTATTCAAAATACATTGCAAGAATTTAAAAATCAAGGGAAAACTATGATTGTCATTGCACATCGTTTGAGTACGATTGCCAATGCTAATACGATTTTGGTAATGAAAGATGGACAAATTATAGAACAAGGCAGTCATATAGAACTTCTTGATAAAGATTCCGTTTATAAATCTATGTGGGAAAAACAAGGCAAAAAACTAACTTAA
- a CDS encoding thioredoxin domain-containing protein, producing the protein MLLDKLINYLKLDKQEFLFQFSSHPNYPSALAFSDTLNFMGVRNDAYELDKEYWDELPEEFIAIVDNTFSLVKKTGNNYSIYSDKAKTLNKDELHKKSTDFVLLFEKENADTKTVTSYKPFIYVTLAIIAIYSLLNHAWYQLVFNILSMIGVYISLEIFNQKFGNTSAVIGSICGDTADRQTVNSCNKIINQDKTSILGLKFSDFSLIYFIGITILGLFLPATSFIIKGFTFASVIAIGYSLYIQGFVEKTFCRVCLVIISILVAQLVIAVFFFDNIYFDLKTSLLSLILWITSFSLVLYLNNTLNEKDSLQKSNTKNLRFKRNYDLFKRELTEKEKITFSDNETFSVGNKDARLKISIISNPYCGFCKDAHKIMENLLEKYPDEISVQMRFNYSPDKQNEKFTHLISDFTYVYKNKPEKDFLQTVEYWFETRDEEKIRQKTGATSSHEDLTPLVNMSAENRDAGLNFTPIILLNGYQFPDKYDREDIYYFIDELIEDEEM; encoded by the coding sequence ATGCTATTGGATAAACTCATCAACTATCTCAAACTCGATAAACAGGAGTTTCTTTTTCAGTTCAGTTCACATCCTAATTACCCTTCAGCATTGGCTTTTAGCGATACTTTGAACTTTATGGGAGTAAGAAATGATGCGTACGAACTGGACAAAGAATATTGGGATGAACTACCTGAAGAATTTATCGCTATTGTTGATAATACCTTCTCTTTGGTTAAGAAAACAGGAAATAATTATTCAATATATTCAGATAAAGCGAAAACTTTAAATAAAGATGAGCTTCATAAAAAATCTACCGATTTCGTTTTGTTATTTGAAAAGGAAAATGCAGACACCAAAACGGTCACAAGCTATAAGCCTTTTATCTATGTCACACTTGCAATCATTGCGATTTATTCACTTCTGAATCACGCCTGGTATCAATTGGTATTCAATATTTTATCAATGATCGGAGTATATATTTCTCTGGAGATTTTCAACCAAAAATTTGGAAATACATCAGCAGTTATAGGAAGTATTTGTGGTGATACGGCAGACAGGCAGACTGTAAATTCCTGTAATAAAATCATCAATCAGGATAAAACAAGCATACTTGGATTAAAGTTTTCAGATTTTTCATTAATTTATTTTATCGGAATTACTATTCTCGGTTTATTTTTACCGGCCACTTCATTTATTATAAAAGGATTCACTTTTGCATCGGTGATTGCCATTGGATATTCATTATATATTCAGGGATTTGTAGAGAAAACTTTCTGCAGGGTTTGCCTGGTGATCATTTCAATTTTGGTTGCTCAACTGGTAATTGCGGTTTTCTTTTTTGATAACATTTATTTTGATTTAAAAACATCTTTATTAAGCCTTATCTTATGGATCACCTCTTTCTCATTGGTTTTATATTTAAACAATACATTAAACGAAAAGGACAGTCTACAAAAATCCAATACCAAAAACCTAAGATTTAAAAGAAATTATGACCTTTTTAAAAGAGAACTGACAGAAAAAGAAAAAATTACATTCAGTGACAATGAAACGTTCTCTGTAGGAAATAAAGATGCCAGATTGAAAATTTCAATTATATCAAATCCCTATTGTGGATTTTGTAAAGACGCCCACAAGATTATGGAAAATCTGCTGGAAAAATATCCCGATGAGATTTCCGTACAGATGAGATTTAATTATTCTCCCGACAAACAGAACGAAAAGTTCACCCATCTTATTTCAGATTTCACGTATGTCTACAAAAACAAGCCTGAAAAAGATTTTCTACAGACTGTTGAATATTGGTTCGAAACAAGAGATGAAGAAAAAATAAGACAAAAAACCGGCGCGACTTCAAGTCATGAAGATCTTACACCTTTAGTGAATATGTCTGCCGAAAACAGAGATGCCGGATTGAACTTCACTCCTATTATATTGCTCAACGGATATCAGTTCCCGGATAAGTATGACCGTGAAGATATCTATTATTTTATTGATGAATTGATAGAAGATGAAGAAATGTAA
- a CDS encoding peptidase domain-containing ABC transporter — MKSFPFYRQPDSKDCGPTCLRIVSKHYGKTISLQQIRNLSETTREGSSLLGLSDAAEDLGFRSLGVQINFETLAEEVPFPCIVHWNKNHFVIVYKIDKNNKVYISDPSYGLITYNREEFIKLWIGENANEKTEEGIALILETTPAFFQTEFDDHESKASFSFLSKYLLKYKSLVIQLAVGLLAGSLLSLIFPFLTQSIVDVGIQNQDLNFIYLVLLAQIMLFLGRMGIEVIRSWILLHLSARINISIISDFFIKLMKLPISFFDTRMTGDIMQRINDHHRIEQLLTSSSLNTLFSLVNLIIFSIVLLLYDYRLFIVYLVGAIAYIGWISFFLNKRKELDYKRFSQVSQEQSKVIELINGMQEIKMHNAEKQKRWDWEFLQVKLFKIRIKSLSLEQWQSVGGNFINQMKDILVSFLSAKLVLSGNLTLGMMLSVQYIIGQLNSPLLQLIDFIKQTQDAKISLERLGEIHDKDDEESKDEQYIHDLPQKDIEIDNVSFRYIGSDAYVFENLTLNIPFQKTTAIVGASGSGKTTLLKLLMKFYEPTQGEIKLGNTKLKNISPRFWRDHCGVVMQEGYVFNDTIANNVAVGEDYVDKQKLRRAVEIANIKDFIEELPLSYNTKIGNEGLGISGGQKQRLFIARAVYKSPEYIFFDEATSALDANNERVIMENLEQFFKGKTAIVIAHRLSTVKHADKIVVLDKGKVVEEGNHAELVALKGEYYRLVKNQLELGN; from the coding sequence TTGAAATCTTTTCCCTTTTACCGCCAACCTGACTCCAAAGACTGCGGACCGACCTGTCTTCGTATTGTAAGCAAACATTACGGAAAAACCATTTCCTTACAACAAATCCGTAACCTCTCGGAAACGACCAGGGAAGGGAGCAGCCTGCTTGGGTTAAGTGATGCTGCCGAAGATTTGGGATTTCGTTCTTTGGGTGTTCAGATTAATTTCGAAACACTTGCCGAAGAAGTTCCTTTTCCATGCATTGTTCACTGGAACAAAAACCATTTCGTAATTGTCTATAAAATTGATAAAAATAATAAAGTCTATATTTCAGATCCGAGTTATGGCCTGATTACCTACAATAGAGAAGAATTCATAAAACTCTGGATCGGCGAAAATGCAAACGAAAAAACAGAAGAAGGAATTGCCTTAATCCTGGAAACCACGCCTGCTTTTTTTCAGACAGAGTTTGATGATCATGAAAGTAAGGCCAGCTTTAGCTTTTTGTCAAAATATTTATTAAAATACAAATCACTTGTCATTCAGCTTGCCGTCGGACTTTTGGCGGGAAGTTTACTGTCGCTTATTTTTCCTTTCCTTACGCAGAGTATTGTCGATGTCGGGATTCAGAATCAGGATCTTAATTTTATTTACCTTGTTCTTTTAGCACAAATAATGCTTTTTCTGGGCAGAATGGGAATTGAGGTGATCCGAAGCTGGATTTTACTTCACCTTTCTGCAAGAATCAATATTTCAATTATTTCCGATTTCTTTATTAAGCTCATGAAGCTGCCCATCAGTTTCTTTGATACGAGAATGACCGGAGATATCATGCAGAGAATCAACGACCATCACAGAATTGAACAGCTTCTTACAAGCTCTTCGCTCAACACCCTGTTTTCATTGGTCAACCTGATCATTTTCAGTATTGTTCTTTTACTTTATGATTACAGGCTGTTCATCGTTTACCTTGTCGGAGCCATTGCCTACATCGGATGGATCAGTTTTTTCCTTAATAAAAGAAAAGAACTCGACTACAAAAGATTCTCTCAGGTTTCTCAGGAGCAAAGTAAAGTGATTGAGCTTATCAACGGGATGCAGGAAATTAAAATGCATAATGCCGAAAAACAAAAACGCTGGGATTGGGAATTTTTGCAGGTAAAATTATTTAAAATAAGAATAAAATCGCTCTCCCTTGAACAATGGCAGTCTGTTGGAGGAAATTTTATCAACCAAATGAAAGATATTCTGGTAAGTTTTCTATCTGCTAAGCTTGTTTTAAGTGGAAATTTAACGTTGGGGATGATGCTTTCCGTTCAGTACATTATTGGGCAGCTGAATAGTCCGTTGTTACAATTGATTGATTTTATTAAACAAACCCAGGATGCCAAAATTTCATTGGAACGATTGGGTGAAATTCACGATAAGGATGATGAAGAAAGCAAAGACGAGCAGTATATTCACGATCTTCCCCAAAAAGATATTGAAATAGATAATGTTTCTTTCAGATATATTGGTTCGGATGCTTATGTTTTCGAAAATTTAACGTTAAATATTCCTTTTCAAAAAACAACAGCCATCGTAGGAGCCAGCGGGAGCGGAAAAACGACTCTTTTAAAATTATTAATGAAATTTTACGAACCTACACAGGGCGAAATAAAACTGGGAAACACAAAACTGAAAAATATTTCTCCAAGATTCTGGAGAGATCACTGCGGAGTTGTCATGCAGGAAGGTTATGTTTTCAATGATACGATTGCGAATAATGTTGCTGTGGGGGAAGATTATGTGGATAAGCAAAAGTTGAGAAGAGCTGTAGAAATCGCCAATATTAAAGACTTTATCGAAGAATTGCCCTTAAGCTACAACACCAAAATCGGTAACGAAGGATTGGGAATAAGCGGCGGTCAAAAGCAAAGACTTTTCATTGCCAGAGCCGTTTACAAATCTCCCGAATATATTTTCTTTGATGAAGCCACCTCTGCGCTTGACGCCAATAATGAGAGAGTTATCATGGAAAATCTCGAACAATTCTTCAAAGGAAAAACCGCAATTGTCATTGCACACAGACTTTCCACAGTGAAACACGCCGATAAGATCGTTGTTTTGGATAAAGGAAAAGTTGTGGAAGAAGGAAATCATGCCGAATTGGTCGCTTTGAAGGGCGAATACTACAGATTGGTAAAAAATCAATTGGAATTAGGAAATTGA
- a CDS encoding bacteriocin-like protein, giving the protein MKNLRKIERKNLREVHGAGPIPVFPCNCFCYINNVKQWNACNRYCPDGDIPGVEPGNNPKCDYTLPL; this is encoded by the coding sequence ATGAAAAATTTAAGAAAAATCGAAAGAAAAAACTTAAGAGAAGTGCATGGTGCAGGTCCAATTCCTGTATTTCCTTGCAATTGTTTCTGTTACATCAACAATGTGAAACAATGGAATGCATGCAACCGTTATTGTCCGGATGGTGACATTCCGGGAGTAGAACCGGGTAATAATCCTAAATGTGATTATACATTACCATTATAA
- a CDS encoding HlyD family secretion protein, producing the protein MTQKDILDNIELRSESVQDILTQPPHWMIRWGNSIIFIILVLILIMSYIIKYPEFVPAPIVVTSQNPPEKLEARTNSKIEKIFIKNHQQVKKNEVLMVMQSTANYKDVLELKRLIDSIAPNQLASFPLQETSHFKLGELQGDYNNFAKAFQDEALFTRLQPYAPENLAANQSLSEYKIRTATLRQQKSLEQAKYELTKKNYQRSQELFNQGVIAAVELENEKIKYLQAQQNLENITISLSQIEEGISNLNKTKSGTAINTEKDKITYSSQTLQLFEQLRKSLKQWEQSYLIISNTEGLASFQQFFGENQFVKAGDVIISILPKNKENLVGRMAVPATNSGKVTPGEKVLIKLDNYRYQEYGIVEGKVQNISLSPDKDGNYYVDVILPKGLKTSYHKNLPFDKELKGNAEIVTQDLRLIERFFYQMRKLLGYQS; encoded by the coding sequence ATGACACAAAAAGACATTTTAGACAATATTGAACTACGCTCCGAAAGCGTTCAGGATATTCTCACACAACCTCCTCATTGGATGATCCGCTGGGGAAATAGCATTATTTTTATCATTCTTGTGCTCATTTTAATCATGAGCTATATAATAAAATACCCGGAATTTGTTCCTGCCCCGATTGTGGTAACCTCCCAGAATCCACCGGAAAAACTGGAAGCAAGAACCAATTCTAAAATCGAAAAAATATTCATTAAAAACCATCAACAGGTTAAAAAAAATGAAGTTTTGATGGTGATGCAGTCTACGGCAAACTATAAAGATGTTTTAGAACTAAAAAGATTGATCGATTCGATTGCTCCCAACCAGCTGGCTTCTTTTCCGCTTCAGGAAACTTCGCATTTTAAATTAGGCGAATTGCAGGGTGATTACAACAATTTTGCAAAAGCTTTTCAGGATGAAGCTTTATTTACAAGACTTCAGCCTTATGCCCCGGAAAATTTAGCCGCTAATCAGAGTCTTTCCGAATATAAAATAAGAACGGCAACGCTCAGACAACAAAAAAGCCTGGAACAGGCAAAATATGAGCTGACCAAGAAAAATTATCAGCGTTCCCAGGAATTATTCAACCAGGGTGTTATCGCTGCCGTAGAACTGGAAAACGAAAAAATAAAATACCTTCAGGCTCAACAAAATCTGGAAAACATTACGATTTCCCTTTCTCAGATCGAAGAAGGAATTTCAAATCTCAATAAAACAAAAAGTGGAACCGCCATCAATACAGAAAAAGATAAGATTACTTACTCTTCTCAGACACTGCAGTTATTTGAGCAATTAAGAAAATCATTAAAACAATGGGAACAAAGCTACCTGATCATTTCCAATACGGAAGGTCTTGCAAGTTTTCAGCAGTTTTTTGGCGAAAATCAGTTTGTAAAGGCTGGAGATGTCATTATCTCTATCTTACCTAAAAACAAGGAAAATTTGGTAGGCAGAATGGCTGTACCGGCAACCAATTCAGGGAAGGTGACTCCCGGAGAAAAAGTTTTAATCAAACTTGACAATTACCGCTATCAGGAATATGGCATTGTAGAAGGTAAAGTGCAAAATATTTCCCTCTCACCTGACAAAGACGGAAATTATTATGTTGATGTTATTCTTCCTAAAGGTTTAAAAACAAGCTATCATAAAAATCTTCCTTTTGATAAAGAGCTTAAAGGTAATGCTGAAATCGTTACACAGGATTTAAGATTAATCGAAAGATTTTTCTATCAAATGAGAAAATTGCTAGGATATCAAAGCTAA
- a CDS encoding TlpA family protein disulfide reductase, which yields MKKIYTISALLAAFSIQAQFTVTIQTPPDFKDQDAILYTLNGSKDIIVSKEQSKNNTWTFKYPKNYMGMMKVYFPSSNNTFNFISENKNVNVKLETQTNKIKNVVYLDEANDIMSKIQEGSQKKELILPALSQIKEYYKDDTEFGKALKTEINRLSGGLSGVDQTQHPFIYYYNTNYNKYLSNDASKKVNQEEIITFIDKSNDMLETSSLLRPILVGYLNSGGNTNVTASVDKLLDRLKVETPRGQVVLSELIDIFDVYEMADYKNKYLNLAKDLKCTITDRLASTLKSNANVEMGAGFPNYKFQAPVNTTAKSLYDIKADKKVVVFWSSTCSHCESELPQLLAKYNDLKTKNVQVVGLSLDVDKDSYTKKISAFPWVNDSELRGWNSTYVDTYNVHATPTYFILDANNKIISKPDHVGDVLEYFKLK from the coding sequence ATGAAAAAGATTTATACAATTTCAGCATTATTAGCTGCATTTTCTATACAGGCTCAGTTTACTGTTACGATTCAGACGCCGCCGGATTTCAAAGATCAAGATGCGATTCTATATACTTTAAATGGTTCTAAGGATATCATTGTATCGAAAGAGCAAAGTAAAAACAATACCTGGACTTTCAAGTATCCGAAAAATTATATGGGAATGATGAAAGTCTATTTCCCTAGTTCAAACAATACATTCAATTTTATTTCTGAAAATAAAAATGTAAATGTTAAGCTTGAGACTCAAACCAATAAAATTAAAAACGTGGTTTACCTGGATGAAGCGAATGATATTATGAGCAAAATTCAGGAAGGATCTCAGAAAAAGGAATTGATTCTACCAGCGTTGTCTCAAATCAAAGAATATTATAAAGATGATACAGAGTTTGGAAAAGCTTTGAAAACAGAAATCAACAGACTTTCCGGAGGATTAAGCGGAGTTGATCAGACTCAGCATCCATTCATTTATTATTATAATACAAACTACAATAAATATCTTTCTAATGATGCCTCTAAAAAGGTAAACCAGGAGGAGATTATTACTTTTATTGATAAGTCTAATGACATGTTGGAGACATCATCACTATTAAGACCTATTTTGGTGGGATATCTTAATTCCGGAGGAAATACCAATGTTACAGCTTCTGTAGATAAGCTTTTAGACAGATTAAAAGTAGAAACACCAAGAGGACAGGTAGTTTTATCTGAGCTGATTGATATTTTTGATGTCTATGAAATGGCAGACTATAAAAATAAATACCTTAACCTAGCCAAAGACCTTAAATGTACGATCACAGACAGGTTGGCCTCTACTTTAAAATCCAATGCGAATGTGGAAATGGGAGCTGGATTTCCTAACTATAAGTTCCAGGCACCAGTAAATACAACTGCAAAATCGCTTTACGATATCAAAGCTGATAAAAAAGTTGTGGTATTCTGGTCTTCTACCTGCTCACACTGTGAAAGCGAACTTCCTCAATTACTGGCAAAATACAACGATCTGAAGACTAAAAACGTTCAGGTAGTAGGATTGTCATTGGATGTAGACAAAGACTCTTATACTAAAAAAATATCGGCATTTCCTTGGGTCAATGATTCAGAATTGAGAGGATGGAACAGTACTTATGTAGATACGTACAATGTTCATGCAACTCCGACGTATTTTATTTTGGATGCTAACAATAAGATAATCAGTAAACCAGATCATGTTGGCGATGTTTTGGAATATTTTAAGTTAAAATAA
- a CDS encoding signal peptidase: MKTINKLVSALFLLAVLLVNAQPPNPGSGGGGVGPGAPASPIDMYVYVLGMIAVMFIAFFTKKYSSNKI, encoded by the coding sequence ATGAAAACTATAAATAAACTAGTATCAGCTCTTTTTCTTTTAGCCGTTTTATTGGTTAATGCACAACCGCCAAATCCAGGAAGTGGTGGTGGAGGTGTAGGTCCGGGAGCACCGGCTTCGCCGATTGATATGTATGTATATGTTCTGGGTATGATTGCAGTAATGTTTATTGCATTCTTTACAAAGAAATATTCAAGCAATAAAATATAA
- a CDS encoding T9SS type A sorting domain-containing protein: MRKSLFAIGLLAVVSSVQAQNVLVHVDDAATTYVSKGTLLYSGGGLQMKATGKVENHGNIMVSGAASDSFKTIDASNVDKTEATGGGNFVNMLNEPTAYNQVNTNSSSATPVYTYGQLFISGIPQANLTGIVDQEFRAVNHGTYQQIGLPFYDKTASTLSAELGKTFTNTRYSKNEILTWNNSTVVSENFSTSSKLGVAKPGTAYYMLGGTGLDVSNTTRVVKGRPVADDAATAIPLQGAGASVNFGTNGNSTNQYNEKYNTYLQDGFETTPWQGSYGKNWYQFSNPFLTNLDLSRIAVNEGPNGDGVNLTTIQGVRLEVSGVTTTQTGGTGSASYKFITFTSGVPTGDVDYMMVRPMGTFAIKLLNNTASDSFNFANLRRFNYYSRAAGTDYSVVANKNAAKIGTVKQLGVVALDANGKEVGRTYYVVYPNGTTGHSSTDAKTQVKATSADLVGTFEEALTGGYDNNYTGQYWLYINEANENNFKGKNIKLVNYDMNKVKSYKFEIRENAELVSDGTHALSSGTGFYFKAPNGIAQQAKQGDVVPASAAEFDLYYGEPSSVVLAVSKPDVTPSRTMVVYNPQITNYVVRFDPNWKKADIEVYDMSGKLVISKKAVSTSTDFVIELDGKIKNSYVVKIVSDKGETVNTKILK, encoded by the coding sequence ATGAGAAAAAGTTTATTTGCTATTGGATTATTGGCAGTGGTAAGTTCTGTTCAGGCGCAGAATGTTCTAGTACACGTAGATGACGCTGCTACAACGTATGTGAGTAAAGGCACCCTACTATACAGTGGTGGTGGCCTACAAATGAAAGCTACGGGGAAAGTTGAAAATCATGGAAACATTATGGTTTCCGGAGCTGCATCAGATTCTTTTAAAACAATTGATGCTTCTAACGTAGATAAAACAGAAGCTACCGGTGGTGGTAATTTCGTTAACATGCTTAACGAACCTACTGCTTACAATCAGGTAAATACGAATAGTTCTTCTGCTACTCCCGTTTATACTTACGGACAATTATTCATTTCAGGGATTCCTCAAGCAAACCTTACAGGTATTGTAGATCAGGAATTTAGAGCTGTAAATCATGGAACTTACCAACAGATTGGTTTGCCTTTCTATGATAAAACTGCCTCTACATTGAGTGCGGAGTTAGGTAAAACTTTTACTAATACAAGGTATTCTAAAAATGAGATTCTTACTTGGAATAACTCAACTGTAGTTTCTGAAAACTTCTCTACTTCATCAAAATTAGGAGTAGCTAAGCCGGGAACTGCTTATTATATGTTGGGTGGTACTGGTCTTGACGTGAGTAATACTACTAGAGTTGTAAAAGGTCGTCCGGTTGCGGATGATGCTGCTACAGCGATTCCTTTACAAGGAGCTGGTGCTTCTGTAAATTTTGGTACAAACGGTAACTCTACAAACCAGTATAACGAGAAGTATAATACTTATCTGCAGGATGGTTTCGAAACTACACCTTGGCAGGGTAGTTATGGTAAGAACTGGTATCAGTTCTCAAATCCCTTCTTAACCAACTTAGATTTGTCAAGAATTGCTGTTAATGAAGGCCCTAATGGAGATGGTGTTAATTTAACAACTATTCAAGGGGTTAGATTAGAAGTTTCCGGAGTAACTACTACTCAAACAGGTGGTACAGGTTCAGCTTCATATAAATTTATTACGTTTACTTCAGGGGTACCTACAGGTGACGTAGATTATATGATGGTAAGACCTATGGGTACTTTTGCAATTAAGTTACTTAATAATACAGCTTCTGATTCGTTTAATTTTGCGAATCTTAGAAGATTTAATTATTATAGTAGAGCAGCAGGAACTGATTATAGCGTTGTTGCTAATAAAAATGCTGCAAAAATTGGAACTGTTAAGCAATTAGGAGTTGTTGCTCTTGATGCTAACGGAAAAGAAGTAGGCAGAACGTACTATGTAGTTTATCCTAACGGAACGACGGGACACTCTTCTACAGATGCAAAAACTCAGGTAAAAGCAACTTCAGCTGACCTTGTGGGTACTTTCGAAGAAGCTCTAACTGGTGGTTATGACAATAACTATACTGGTCAGTACTGGTTATATATTAATGAAGCTAACGAAAATAATTTCAAAGGAAAAAATATTAAGTTAGTAAACTATGACATGAATAAAGTTAAATCTTACAAATTCGAAATTAGAGAAAATGCAGAATTGGTAAGTGACGGGACTCATGCCTTATCTTCTGGAACTGGATTCTATTTTAAAGCACCAAACGGAATTGCTCAGCAAGCTAAGCAAGGAGATGTTGTTCCTGCAAGTGCAGCAGAATTTGATCTATACTATGGAGAACCTAGTAGCGTTGTGTTGGCGGTAAGTAAGCCAGACGTTACTCCTTCAAGAACAATGGTAGTTTATAACCCACAAATTACAAACTACGTTGTTAGATTTGATCCGAACTGGAAAAAAGCAGATATTGAGGTTTATGATATGAGTGGTAAATTAGTAATCTCTAAAAAAGCGGTTAGTACTTCTACAGATTTTGTAATTGAACTTGATGGTAAAATTAAAAATTCTTATGTAGTAAAAATCGTTTCAGACAAGGGAGAAACTGTTAACACAAAAATCTTAAAATAA